From Rubrivirga sp. SAORIC476, a single genomic window includes:
- a CDS encoding glycoside hydrolase family 9 protein, with product MRTLLLVLALSASVAAQTEAIRLNQVGFYPDGPKVAVVVGAGEVAVSIRPEGGGDAVWTGTLGPARTWSASGETVRRVDFSDVTAPGTYVVEVDGVGASYPFEVREAVHEQAARAALKSFYFQRASTDLPEAFAGPWARVGGHPDTQVLVHASAATAERPTGTVLSAPKGWYDAGDYNKYIVNSGISVGTLLSLYEWEPGYVTAFEVGIPESGDAVPDLIDEALWNVRWMLAMQDTDGGVYHKLTTANFEGEVAPDQATATRYVVQKGTAATLDFAATMAQASRIATDFPDALPGLADSLRTAALDAWTWARANPSVRYDQGALNAAFDPNINTGEYGDGSFADEFDWAAMELYLTTGADSFRTAVGGFPTGGVGLPYWGGVRELGVHSLLAHRADLGPEVNGAALEQSLLAMADRFVGALSSTPYGVPMGIDSWNFGWGSNSVAANQGVALLIAHRLTGDRDYLDAAIASLDYLLGRNATGYSFVTGVGDKTPQNPHHRPSRALTRNPRFYDGPIPGLIAGGPNPGQQDGCAGYPSSLPARSYTDVWCSYASNEVAINWNAPLVHLAVGIEAALSATGGPVDAEPGAEAVDLGLSVSPNPAAGPATVRFRLDEAGDVTVRLVDLLGREVRRAHNGPLAAGPHTVALAAAGLPAGVYVVHLGTPTGAASRALTLVR from the coding sequence ATGCGCACTCTCCTGCTTGTCCTCGCCCTGTCCGCCTCGGTGGCGGCGCAGACCGAGGCGATCCGTCTCAACCAGGTCGGCTTCTACCCGGACGGGCCGAAGGTGGCCGTTGTCGTCGGCGCAGGCGAGGTGGCCGTCTCGATCCGCCCCGAGGGCGGCGGCGACGCCGTGTGGACCGGCACGCTCGGCCCGGCGCGGACGTGGTCCGCCTCCGGCGAGACGGTCCGCCGGGTCGACTTCTCGGACGTGACGGCCCCGGGCACCTACGTCGTCGAAGTGGACGGGGTGGGGGCGTCGTACCCGTTCGAGGTCCGCGAGGCCGTCCACGAGCAGGCGGCGCGGGCGGCGCTGAAGAGCTTCTACTTCCAGCGGGCGTCGACCGACCTGCCCGAGGCGTTCGCGGGGCCGTGGGCGCGAGTGGGCGGACACCCCGACACCCAGGTGCTCGTCCACGCCTCCGCAGCCACGGCCGAGCGCCCGACCGGGACGGTGCTCTCGGCACCGAAGGGCTGGTACGACGCGGGCGACTACAACAAATACATCGTCAACTCCGGCATCTCCGTCGGCACGCTGCTGTCGCTCTACGAGTGGGAGCCGGGCTACGTCACCGCCTTCGAGGTCGGCATCCCGGAGAGCGGCGACGCGGTGCCCGACCTGATCGACGAGGCGCTGTGGAACGTCCGCTGGATGCTGGCGATGCAGGACACCGACGGCGGCGTCTACCACAAGCTGACGACCGCCAACTTCGAGGGCGAGGTGGCGCCTGATCAGGCGACCGCGACGCGCTACGTCGTCCAGAAGGGCACCGCGGCGACGCTCGACTTCGCGGCCACGATGGCGCAGGCCTCCCGCATCGCGACCGACTTCCCGGACGCGCTGCCCGGCCTGGCCGACTCGCTCCGCACGGCCGCGCTCGACGCCTGGACATGGGCCCGCGCGAACCCCAGCGTCCGCTACGACCAGGGCGCCCTCAACGCGGCCTTCGACCCCAACATCAACACGGGCGAGTACGGCGACGGCTCGTTCGCCGACGAGTTCGACTGGGCCGCGATGGAGCTCTACCTCACAACGGGCGCCGACAGCTTCCGCACGGCCGTGGGCGGCTTTCCGACGGGCGGCGTGGGCCTGCCGTACTGGGGCGGCGTCCGCGAGTTGGGCGTCCACTCGCTGCTGGCACACCGCGCCGACCTCGGGCCCGAGGTGAACGGGGCCGCGCTGGAGCAGAGCCTGCTCGCCATGGCCGACCGGTTCGTCGGGGCGCTCTCCAGCACCCCGTACGGCGTCCCGATGGGGATCGACAGCTGGAACTTCGGCTGGGGCAGCAACTCGGTGGCCGCCAACCAGGGCGTCGCGCTGCTGATCGCGCACCGGCTCACCGGCGACCGCGACTACCTCGACGCGGCCATCGCCTCGCTGGACTACCTCCTGGGGCGCAACGCGACGGGCTACTCGTTCGTGACGGGCGTGGGCGACAAGACGCCCCAGAACCCGCACCACCGGCCGTCCCGCGCGCTCACGCGCAACCCGCGCTTCTACGACGGCCCGATCCCCGGCCTGATCGCGGGCGGCCCCAACCCGGGCCAGCAGGACGGCTGCGCCGGGTACCCGTCGAGCCTGCCCGCGCGCTCCTACACGGACGTGTGGTGCAGCTACGCCTCCAACGAGGTGGCGATCAACTGGAACGCGCCGCTCGTCCACCTCGCCGTCGGCATCGAGGCCGCGCTCTCGGCCACGGGCGGCCCCGTGGACGCCGAGCCGGGCGCCGAGGCCGTCGACCTCGGCCTGTCGGTCTCGCCCAACCCGGCCGCCGGTCCGGCGACCGTCCGGTTCCGCCTGGACGAGGCCGGGGACGTGACGGTCCGCTTGGTGGACCTGCTCGGCCGCGAGGTGCGGCGCGCCCACAACGGACCGTTGGCGGCAGGACCGCACACCGTCGCCCTCGCCGCAGCCGGGTTGCCCGCCGGTGTCTACGTCGTCCACCTCGGCACGCCGACGGGCGCCGCCAGCCGGGCGCTGACCCTCGTCCGCTGA
- a CDS encoding glycoside hydrolase family 26 protein: MRRSLLLLFALALSACSASANLAGGPDLVDDRATPETRALFVNLQRIAPDHLLFGHQDALAYGVDWVREAGRSDVRDVAGDYPAVYGWELGDLELGADQNLDGVDFDDMQGWIREGHARGGVITLAWHMAHPATGGNTWDRTPGGVATVLPGAENHAQFLSWLDTFARFVDGLRDVDGRPIPVLFRPYHEHTGSWFWWGAEQTTVADYQALWRMTVEYLRDEKGLHNLLYVYSPDVFETEAEYLERYPGDAYVDVLGSDDYQALKTDSTVSDMTRRLGMVVRMAEARGKLAVLSETGLEGVPDDDWWTNRLLRAIEADPDARRVAYALVWRNATAAVREAQGESTTHWFGPHPGGADADDFRRFAETDFVLLEGDLPDLYTR; the protein is encoded by the coding sequence ATGCGCCGCTCCCTGCTGCTCCTGTTCGCCCTCGCCCTGTCCGCCTGCTCCGCCTCGGCGAACCTGGCGGGCGGGCCGGACCTCGTCGACGACCGCGCGACGCCCGAGACGCGGGCGCTGTTCGTCAACCTCCAGCGGATCGCGCCGGACCACCTGCTGTTCGGGCACCAGGACGCGCTCGCGTACGGCGTCGACTGGGTGCGCGAGGCGGGCCGGTCGGACGTGCGCGACGTGGCGGGCGACTACCCGGCCGTCTACGGCTGGGAGCTGGGCGATCTGGAACTGGGGGCGGACCAGAACCTCGACGGCGTCGACTTCGACGACATGCAGGGGTGGATCCGTGAGGGCCACGCGCGGGGCGGCGTGATCACGCTCGCGTGGCACATGGCCCACCCGGCGACGGGCGGCAACACCTGGGACCGGACCCCCGGCGGCGTGGCGACGGTGCTCCCGGGCGCCGAGAACCACGCCCAGTTCCTGTCCTGGCTCGACACGTTCGCCCGCTTCGTCGATGGCCTGCGCGACGTCGACGGTCGGCCCATCCCGGTCCTGTTCCGGCCGTACCACGAGCACACCGGGAGCTGGTTCTGGTGGGGCGCCGAGCAGACCACCGTGGCGGACTACCAGGCGCTCTGGCGGATGACCGTCGAGTACCTGCGCGACGAGAAGGGGCTGCACAACCTGCTCTACGTCTATTCGCCTGACGTCTTCGAGACCGAGGCCGAGTACCTGGAGCGCTACCCCGGCGACGCCTACGTGGACGTGCTCGGCTCCGACGACTACCAGGCGCTCAAGACAGACTCGACCGTCTCGGACATGACGCGCCGCCTCGGCATGGTCGTGCGCATGGCCGAGGCGCGCGGCAAGCTGGCCGTCCTCTCGGAGACCGGCCTGGAGGGCGTCCCCGACGACGACTGGTGGACGAACCGTCTGCTCCGCGCCATCGAGGCGGACCCGGACGCGCGCCGCGTCGCCTACGCCCTCGTCTGGCGCAACGCCACCGCCGCCGTCCGCGAGGCGCAGGGGGAGAGCACGACGCACTGGTTCGGACCCCACCCCGGCGGCGCCGACGCCGACGACTTCCGCCGCTTCGCGGAGACCGACTTCGTGCTGCTCGAAGGCGACCTCCCCGACCTCTACACGCGCTAG
- a CDS encoding sugar MFS transporter: MSEPVAPESAAVRGLRGAFAVVTTLFFLWGFITVMVDALVPRLKAVFELSYFEAALVQFAFFAAYLLLSIPSGVLIARVGYKRGAVVGLLAMAVGCLLFVPAAGLRVYALFLLAMFVLAGGITVLQVAANPYVAALGPARTASSRLNLAQAFNSLGTTIAPLVGAAFILGNTVLSSDQIGALGEAEQAAYYAAEAGTVQTPFVVLAVALAVLAVGFGLFRLPRILETDHDTSGSYRGALASRPLVWGAVGIFLYVGAEVTIGSYLVNYFLTLDVATLVAETPALAGVAGFLSGGDYTTFNVERLAGTFVALYWGGAMVGRFVGSALLQVVSPGRLLAVFAGLAITLLAVTVSSGGVVAMVAILAIGLCNSIQFATIFTLAIDGLGEHTAQGSGVLCTAIVGGAVIPPLYGALADAVGVQPAFLVLTLCYGTIAAYGLSRARVTPAPSLPSIPV, translated from the coding sequence ATGAGCGAGCCCGTCGCCCCCGAGTCGGCGGCCGTCCGCGGCCTGCGCGGCGCGTTCGCCGTCGTCACGACGCTGTTCTTCCTGTGGGGGTTCATCACCGTCATGGTGGACGCGCTCGTGCCGCGGCTGAAGGCCGTGTTCGAGCTGAGCTACTTCGAGGCCGCCCTCGTCCAGTTCGCCTTCTTCGCCGCCTACCTGCTCCTGTCGATCCCGAGCGGCGTGCTGATCGCGCGGGTGGGCTACAAGCGGGGCGCCGTCGTCGGGCTGCTGGCAATGGCGGTCGGCTGCCTGCTGTTCGTGCCTGCGGCGGGGCTCCGCGTGTACGCGCTCTTCCTGCTGGCGATGTTCGTGCTCGCGGGCGGGATCACGGTCCTGCAGGTGGCCGCCAACCCCTACGTCGCCGCCCTCGGCCCGGCGCGGACGGCGTCGAGCCGCCTCAACCTCGCCCAGGCGTTCAACTCGTTGGGGACGACGATCGCGCCGCTCGTCGGCGCCGCGTTCATCCTGGGCAACACGGTCCTCTCGTCCGACCAGATCGGGGCGCTCGGGGAGGCGGAGCAGGCGGCCTACTACGCCGCCGAGGCGGGCACGGTGCAGACGCCGTTCGTCGTGCTGGCCGTCGCGCTCGCCGTGCTGGCGGTCGGCTTCGGGCTGTTTCGGCTGCCGAGGATCCTGGAGACCGACCACGACACGTCGGGCAGCTACCGGGGGGCGCTGGCCTCGCGGCCCCTCGTCTGGGGCGCCGTCGGCATCTTCCTGTACGTCGGCGCCGAGGTGACCATCGGGAGCTACCTCGTCAACTACTTCCTGACGCTCGATGTGGCGACGCTCGTCGCCGAGACGCCGGCGCTGGCGGGCGTGGCCGGGTTCCTGTCCGGCGGCGACTACACGACGTTCAACGTGGAGCGGCTGGCCGGCACGTTCGTGGCGCTCTACTGGGGCGGGGCGATGGTGGGCCGCTTCGTCGGCTCGGCGCTGCTCCAGGTGGTGTCGCCGGGGCGGCTGCTGGCCGTGTTCGCCGGGCTGGCCATCACGCTGCTGGCCGTCACCGTCTCGTCGGGCGGCGTCGTGGCGATGGTTGCGATCCTCGCCATCGGCCTGTGCAACTCGATCCAGTTCGCGACCATCTTTACGCTCGCCATCGACGGGCTGGGCGAGCACACGGCGCAGGGCTCGGGCGTTCTGTGCACGGCCATCGTGGGCGGCGCGGTAATCCCGCCCCTCTACGGTGCCCTGGCCGACGCCGTCGGCGTCCAGCCCGCCTTTCTGGTACTGACTCTCTGCTACGGGACGATCGCGGCGTACGGGCTGAGCCGCGCCCGCGTCACGCCCGCCCCCTCTCTACCGTCCATTCCCGTCTGA
- a CDS encoding CBM35 domain-containing protein codes for MTRSLALLAALVFSASVAPSAQETIRFNDQDLWLSGGNVAWVNFARDIGPGATNLARFEEAFSDLHASGGNSMRLWLHTTGDVTPAYSTAEVGVITGPGEGAIADLEAILDLAWENEVGLVLCLWSFDMLQSGRSATKLAQNQALLQSADLTQTYIDNALTPMVEALADHPAVVAWEIFNEPEGMAGQFGWTPTRVNMTDIQRFVNQTAGAIHRAAPGALVTNGSWSFRASSDVVPGANNKNYYSDAELIAAGGDADGTLDFYSVHYYEWGGTTLSPFHHDADHWGLDKPIVMAEFFLGGGHSGSGDGDDDAIFGVPYEDAYTTLYDRGYAGAMGWQWYNFPNGAEGVVNWPRILENAATMFALHPADVDIDPGFQLTSFMASPQGIEAGQESVLSWSASHATVTLDGTPVDPVGTMTVAPTETTTYTLVATNTDDATDTLTEAVTVTVLDPDQVNRARGSVATASTYETCCGTGRGPEAAVDGDPATRWSSAWNDGSGGGTADDQLDDDPDDEWLAVDLGGAFDVARVMLDWEAAYATQYAIETSYDGVLWTPVFTEAAGDGGTDEVLFDTPVSARYVRMHGMERVTIGGTQYGYSLFELEVYGLESSVQPPSVEITAPGLMAVVAPGTSVAVAAAATDADGTVASVVFYLDGTELATDDAAPFTATWPDAAEGAHVLTAIATDDTGIAVSTAAYPVTVAPADAFRRFEAEAATRTGDTVIGTGDGASGGGYVSLNGEDGGTLAWDVEIGRAGTYLLSVGYRLPFDEKTQYVVVDGDSTTVRFTGATNAWLQRSVEVDLAAGTNEIRLERFWGYMDIDYLGVEEAAFLGVATEADADAALRLLPAVPNPVSATTVIPFETAAPGSVRLDVFDVTGRRIATLADGPRAAGRHEVRFDTSGLSSGIYLVRLQGGGEAVVRQIAVAR; via the coding sequence ATGACCCGCTCCCTCGCTCTGCTGGCCGCGCTCGTTTTCTCTGCCTCGGTCGCCCCGTCGGCACAGGAGACGATCCGGTTCAACGACCAGGACCTGTGGCTGAGCGGCGGCAACGTCGCCTGGGTCAACTTCGCCCGCGACATCGGGCCAGGGGCGACCAACCTCGCGCGCTTCGAGGAGGCGTTCAGCGACCTGCACGCCAGCGGCGGCAACAGCATGCGCCTGTGGCTCCACACGACGGGCGACGTGACCCCGGCCTACAGCACGGCCGAGGTGGGCGTCATCACTGGGCCAGGGGAGGGGGCGATCGCGGACCTGGAGGCCATCCTCGACCTGGCGTGGGAGAACGAGGTCGGGCTCGTGCTCTGCCTGTGGTCGTTCGACATGCTGCAGAGCGGGCGCTCGGCGACGAAGCTGGCGCAGAACCAGGCGCTGCTGCAGAGCGCGGACCTGACGCAGACCTACATCGACAACGCGCTGACGCCGATGGTGGAGGCACTGGCCGACCACCCGGCCGTGGTCGCCTGGGAGATCTTCAACGAGCCCGAGGGCATGGCCGGGCAGTTCGGGTGGACGCCCACGCGCGTCAACATGACGGACATCCAGCGGTTCGTGAACCAGACGGCCGGTGCCATCCACCGCGCCGCGCCGGGCGCGCTCGTGACCAACGGCTCCTGGAGCTTCCGCGCCTCGTCGGACGTGGTGCCGGGTGCCAACAACAAGAACTACTACTCCGACGCCGAGCTGATCGCGGCCGGCGGTGACGCCGACGGCACGCTCGACTTCTACAGCGTCCACTACTACGAGTGGGGCGGGACGACGCTCTCGCCGTTCCACCACGACGCCGACCACTGGGGCCTCGACAAGCCCATCGTGATGGCCGAGTTCTTCCTCGGCGGCGGCCACAGCGGCTCGGGCGACGGCGACGACGATGCCATCTTCGGCGTGCCGTACGAGGACGCCTACACGACGCTCTACGACCGGGGCTATGCCGGGGCGATGGGCTGGCAGTGGTACAACTTCCCGAACGGCGCCGAGGGCGTCGTCAACTGGCCCCGCATCCTGGAAAACGCGGCGACGATGTTCGCCCTCCACCCGGCCGACGTGGACATCGACCCGGGCTTCCAGCTGACCTCGTTCATGGCCTCGCCTCAGGGCATCGAGGCGGGGCAGGAGAGCGTCCTGAGCTGGTCGGCCAGCCACGCGACCGTCACGCTGGACGGCACGCCCGTCGACCCGGTGGGCACGATGACGGTCGCGCCGACGGAGACGACCACCTACACGCTCGTCGCCACCAACACCGACGACGCGACCGACACGCTCACCGAGGCGGTCACGGTGACGGTGCTCGACCCCGATCAGGTCAACCGCGCTCGGGGCTCGGTGGCGACGGCGTCCACCTACGAGACGTGCTGTGGGACCGGCCGTGGGCCCGAGGCGGCCGTCGACGGCGACCCGGCGACGCGCTGGTCGAGCGCCTGGAACGACGGCTCCGGCGGCGGCACGGCGGACGACCAACTCGACGACGACCCCGACGACGAGTGGCTGGCGGTCGACCTGGGTGGCGCGTTCGACGTGGCGCGCGTCATGCTGGACTGGGAGGCGGCCTACGCTACGCAGTACGCCATCGAGACCTCGTACGACGGGGTGCTCTGGACGCCCGTGTTCACCGAGGCCGCCGGCGACGGCGGCACGGACGAGGTCCTGTTCGACACGCCCGTAAGCGCCCGCTATGTCCGGATGCACGGCATGGAGCGGGTGACGATCGGCGGCACCCAGTACGGCTACTCGCTGTTCGAACTGGAGGTCTACGGCCTGGAGTCGTCGGTGCAGCCGCCGTCGGTTGAGATCACCGCCCCCGGCCTGATGGCGGTCGTCGCGCCGGGCACGAGCGTCGCCGTCGCCGCTGCGGCGACCGATGCCGACGGGACTGTGGCGAGCGTGGTGTTCTACCTCGACGGCACCGAACTGGCGACCGACGACGCGGCCCCGTTCACGGCCACCTGGCCCGACGCGGCCGAGGGCGCGCACGTCCTGACCGCTATCGCCACCGACGACACCGGCATCGCCGTCTCGACGGCCGCCTACCCGGTCACCGTCGCCCCGGCCGACGCGTTCCGCCGCTTCGAGGCCGAGGCCGCGACGCGGACCGGCGACACGGTGATCGGCACCGGCGACGGGGCGAGCGGCGGCGGCTACGTGAGCCTCAACGGCGAGGACGGCGGCACCCTGGCATGGGACGTCGAGATCGGCCGCGCGGGGACGTACCTGCTCTCGGTCGGCTACCGGCTGCCGTTCGACGAGAAGACGCAGTACGTCGTCGTCGACGGCGACTCGACGACGGTGCGCTTCACGGGGGCCACCAACGCATGGCTCCAGCGGAGCGTCGAGGTGGACCTGGCGGCGGGGACGAACGAGATTCGCCTGGAGCGCTTCTGGGGCTACATGGACATCGACTACCTCGGCGTGGAGGAGGCCGCGTTCCTCGGCGTCGCCACCGAGGCGGACGCGGACGCGGCGCTCCGGCTGCTGCCCGCCGTGCCCAACCCGGTCTCGGCGACGACCGTGATCCCGTTCGAGACTGCCGCGCCCGGGTCGGTCCGCCTCGACGTGTTCGACGTGACCGGCCGCCGCATCGCCACCCTCGCCGACGGCCCGCGTGCAGCCGGGCGTCACGAGGTGCGGTTCGACACCTCGGGCCTGTCGAGCGGCATCTACCTCGTCCGCCTCCAGGGCGGCGGCGAGGCCGTCGTCCGGCAGATCGCGGTGGCCCGATGA
- a CDS encoding glycoside hydrolase family 26 protein: MLSVRLSLAVLLLVAAGCAGSGRAESEAAPPVPADAEALPQTRALYANLHRIAPDHVLFGHHDDLAYGTTWRGEPGRSDVKETAGSYPAVYGWDVSRLFRRGRLDQPSPEGQAQLRAWILEGVGRGGVAELCWHMENPVTRTHSWDTTRAVYAMLPGGERHDLYRGALVELADFLKSLTPEGSDEPVPVLFRPFHEHTGNWFWWGRNHATVDEFTALWRFTVETLRAEGVHNVLTVYSTDVFDSRAEYLERYPGDDVIDVLGFDDYHSIRTAASRDTFAMRLRTVSELAVERGKLSALTETGVETVPDPTWWTGVLLPAIETDEMTRRISYALVWRNANPDGDRADHFYAPHPGHPSVPDFVRFYESPTVLFEDELPDLYTLPDAR, translated from the coding sequence ATGCTTTCCGTTCGCCTCTCGCTCGCCGTTCTGCTGCTGGTCGCCGCCGGGTGTGCCGGGTCCGGCCGCGCCGAGTCCGAGGCCGCGCCTCCCGTCCCTGCGGACGCCGAGGCGCTGCCTCAGACCCGCGCGTTGTACGCCAACCTGCACCGCATCGCGCCCGACCACGTCCTCTTCGGCCACCACGACGACCTCGCTTACGGCACGACGTGGCGCGGCGAGCCCGGCCGCTCGGACGTCAAGGAGACCGCCGGCTCGTACCCCGCCGTCTACGGCTGGGACGTGAGCCGCTTGTTCCGCCGAGGTCGCCTCGACCAGCCCAGCCCCGAGGGGCAGGCGCAGCTCCGCGCCTGGATCCTGGAGGGCGTCGGGCGCGGCGGTGTCGCCGAGCTGTGCTGGCACATGGAGAACCCCGTCACGCGCACCCACTCGTGGGACACCACGCGGGCCGTCTACGCCATGCTGCCGGGCGGCGAGCGCCACGACCTCTACCGCGGCGCGCTGGTCGAACTGGCCGACTTCCTCAAGAGCCTGACGCCCGAGGGCAGCGACGAGCCCGTGCCCGTCCTCTTCCGGCCGTTCCATGAGCACACCGGAAACTGGTTCTGGTGGGGCCGGAATCACGCGACCGTCGACGAGTTCACGGCGCTGTGGCGGTTCACCGTCGAGACGTTGCGCGCCGAGGGCGTCCACAACGTGCTGACGGTGTACTCGACCGATGTGTTCGACAGCCGCGCGGAGTACCTGGAGCGCTACCCCGGCGACGACGTGATCGACGTGCTGGGCTTCGACGACTACCACAGCATCCGGACGGCCGCCTCGCGCGACACGTTCGCGATGCGGCTGCGCACCGTCAGCGAGCTGGCCGTCGAGCGCGGCAAGCTGTCGGCCCTGACCGAGACCGGCGTCGAGACCGTCCCCGACCCGACGTGGTGGACGGGCGTGCTGCTGCCCGCCATCGAGACCGACGAGATGACCCGGCGCATCAGCTACGCGCTCGTCTGGCGCAACGCCAACCCGGACGGCGACCGCGCCGATCACTTCTACGCCCCGCACCCCGGCCACCCCAGCGTGCCCGACTTCGTCCGCTTCTACGAGTCGCCGACGGTGCTCTTCGAGGACGAACTGCCGGACCTCTACACGCTCCCCGACGCCCGCTGA